Proteins from a genomic interval of Streptomyces sp. SID8374:
- a CDS encoding nitroreductase family deazaflavin-dependent oxidoreductase, producing MAAEADGAAEVEVSPTGWVARQAELYESSGGTKGTTQLGVPCLLMDYVGRRSGVVRRTVLMYGRDGEDYLIVASNGGSDRPPLWYLNLQANPEVGLRVGTERFPAVASTLPAEEKARVWPGLVELFPRYAQYQAGTERDIPVVRLTRT from the coding sequence ATGGCGGCGGAAGCGGACGGCGCGGCGGAGGTCGAGGTCAGCCCCACCGGATGGGTGGCCCGGCAGGCGGAGCTGTACGAGTCGTCCGGCGGCACGAAGGGCACGACGCAGCTCGGAGTGCCCTGTCTGCTGATGGACTACGTGGGGCGGCGCAGCGGGGTCGTGCGGCGGACGGTGCTGATGTACGGGCGGGACGGCGAGGACTATCTGATCGTGGCCTCCAACGGCGGCTCGGACCGCCCGCCGCTCTGGTACCTGAACCTTCAGGCCAACCCCGAGGTCGGGCTCCGCGTGGGGACCGAGCGCTTCCCGGCCGTCGCGTCGACCCTCCCGGCCGAGGAGAAGGCCCGGGTCTGGCCGGGCCTGGTGGAGCTGTTCCCGCGCTACGCGCAGTACCAGGCGGGCACCGAGCGGGACATCCCGGTGGTCCGGCTGACCAGGACCTGA
- a CDS encoding peptidoglycan-binding protein yields the protein MPRSPVAARTRARASVLAALTVTALVATGQPASAAPAQPAAEPLNRAFDRAAREYGVPRDLLAAVGYGESRLDGHAGQPSQANGYGVMHLASNPENRSLEKAAALTGEPADRLRRDTAANILGGAAVLRDHADRLGLDRAERRDVNAWYPAVARYSEAEGPAAALYADTVFTFLAQGLDATAPGGEKVRVPSRPVSPVKDEVSAAGAYAQSPDYPSGLWVPAYSGNFVVGRKATVDKVIIHTTQGSYAGSISWYQNPASKVSAHYTIRSSDGEVTQSVLEKDTAWHAGSVNSSSVGIEHEGYVDNPAWYTEAMYRSSAALTKHLAARYSIPKNRSHIIGHSEAPGATHTDPGPNWDWNYYMQLVGGSPGTPGDSLTFPSYTLQQSGSSGPQVKAVQQLLNAQGYAAGTADGIFGPTTKSATQAFQRARSLTADGAVGPKTWTALLSAGTTPALARGSSGDAVKRLQRSLTAALGTTVGVDGSFGPTTETAVRNYQTSRGLSVDGKVGPATWGALQAGR from the coding sequence ATGCCCAGAAGCCCCGTCGCGGCCCGCACCCGGGCGCGCGCGTCCGTCCTGGCGGCCCTCACGGTCACGGCCCTGGTCGCCACCGGCCAGCCCGCGTCCGCCGCCCCCGCCCAGCCCGCCGCCGAACCGCTGAACCGCGCCTTCGACCGGGCGGCGCGGGAGTACGGCGTACCGCGCGATCTGCTGGCCGCCGTCGGCTACGGCGAGAGCCGCCTCGACGGCCACGCGGGGCAGCCCAGCCAGGCGAACGGCTACGGCGTGATGCACCTGGCGAGCAACCCGGAGAACCGCTCCCTGGAGAAGGCCGCCGCGCTGACCGGCGAACCGGCCGACCGGCTGCGCCGGGACACCGCCGCGAACATCCTCGGCGGCGCCGCCGTCCTGCGCGACCACGCCGACCGCCTCGGCCTGGACCGCGCGGAGCGGCGCGACGTGAACGCCTGGTACCCGGCGGTCGCCCGGTACAGCGAGGCCGAGGGCCCGGCGGCGGCGCTCTACGCGGACACGGTGTTCACGTTCCTCGCCCAGGGGCTGGACGCGACGGCGCCCGGCGGCGAGAAGGTCCGGGTCCCCTCCCGCCCGGTCTCCCCGGTCAAGGACGAGGTCTCCGCCGCCGGGGCCTACGCGCAGAGCCCCGACTACCCCTCGGGCCTCTGGGTCCCCGCGTACTCCGGGAACTTCGTCGTCGGCCGCAAGGCCACGGTCGACAAGGTGATCATCCACACCACGCAGGGCTCGTACGCGGGCTCCATCAGCTGGTACCAGAACCCGGCCTCGAAGGTCAGCGCGCACTACACGATCCGCTCCTCCGACGGCGAGGTCACCCAGTCGGTGCTGGAGAAGGACACCGCCTGGCACGCCGGCAGCGTCAACTCCTCGTCCGTGGGGATCGAGCACGAGGGCTACGTCGACAACCCGGCCTGGTACACGGAGGCGATGTACCGCTCCTCCGCCGCGCTCACCAAGCACCTCGCCGCGCGGTACAGCATCCCGAAGAACCGGTCGCACATCATCGGCCACAGCGAGGCGCCGGGCGCCACCCACACCGACCCGGGGCCCAACTGGGACTGGAACTACTACATGCAGCTGGTCGGGGGCAGCCCCGGCACCCCCGGTGACAGCCTGACCTTCCCCTCGTACACCCTCCAGCAGTCGGGCTCGTCGGGCCCGCAGGTGAAGGCGGTCCAGCAGCTGCTCAACGCCCAGGGGTACGCGGCGGGCACAGCGGACGGCATCTTCGGCCCCACCACCAAGAGCGCCACCCAGGCGTTCCAGCGGGCCCGCTCCCTCACCGCCGACGGCGCGGTCGGCCCGAAGACCTGGACGGCCCTGCTCTCCGCCGGCACCACCCCCGCCCTCGCCCGCGGCAGCTCCGGCGACGCGGTGAAGCGCCTCCAGCGCTCCCTGACGGCGGCGCTCGGCACCACGGTGGGCGTCGACGGCAGCTTCGGCCCGACGACGGAGACGGCGGTGCGCAACTACCAGACCAGCCGCGGCCTGAGCGTCGACGGCAAGGTGGGCCCGGCCACGTGGGGGGCGTTGCAGGCAGGGCGCTGA
- a CDS encoding XdhC/CoxI family protein, with product MLDIAEELHRWVSQGREFAVATVVAVGGSAPRQPGAALAVDAHGTAIGSVSGGCVEGAVYELCQQALEDGNSVRERFGYSDEDAFAVGLTCGGVIDILVTPVRADDPARPVFAAALAAAAEGAAAALARVTEGPGELLGLPLLVRPDGSYEGGLGGHPALDRTAAAETRALLDAGRTGPLAIGAEGSRCGRPIQLLVESSVPPPRMIVFGAIDFASALVRAGKFLGYQVTVCDARPVFATAARFPEADEIVVDWPHRYLAGTDTDARTVLCVLTHDAKFDVPLLEAALRLPVAYVGAMGSRRTHLDRNDRLREVGLTDRELARLHSPIGLDLGARTPEETALSIAAEIVAVRRGGSGVPLTGAHTPIHHDSSGQPLASVA from the coding sequence ATGCTGGACATCGCCGAAGAGCTTCACCGGTGGGTCTCGCAGGGACGCGAGTTCGCCGTCGCCACCGTGGTGGCGGTCGGCGGCAGCGCGCCCCGGCAGCCGGGTGCCGCCCTCGCCGTCGACGCCCACGGAACGGCCATCGGCTCGGTCTCCGGCGGATGTGTGGAGGGCGCGGTCTACGAGCTGTGCCAACAGGCCCTGGAGGACGGGAACTCCGTCCGCGAGCGCTTCGGCTACAGCGACGAGGACGCCTTCGCGGTCGGTCTGACCTGCGGCGGCGTCATCGACATCCTGGTCACACCGGTACGGGCGGACGACCCCGCCCGCCCGGTGTTCGCCGCGGCGCTCGCGGCCGCCGCGGAGGGGGCGGCGGCCGCCCTGGCCCGGGTCACGGAGGGCCCCGGGGAACTGCTCGGACTCCCGCTCCTGGTCCGGCCCGACGGAAGTTACGAGGGCGGGCTCGGCGGCCACCCGGCGCTGGACCGGACCGCCGCGGCCGAGACCCGCGCCCTGCTGGACGCGGGCCGCACCGGGCCGCTCGCCATCGGCGCGGAGGGCTCCCGCTGCGGCCGGCCGATCCAGCTCCTGGTCGAGTCCAGCGTGCCCCCGCCCCGCATGATCGTGTTCGGCGCGATCGACTTCGCCTCCGCCCTCGTCCGGGCCGGGAAGTTCCTCGGCTACCAGGTCACCGTCTGCGACGCCCGCCCCGTCTTCGCCACCGCCGCCCGCTTCCCCGAGGCCGACGAGATCGTCGTCGACTGGCCCCACCGCTACCTAGCGGGGACCGACACCGACGCCCGTACGGTGCTCTGCGTCCTCACCCACGACGCCAAGTTCGACGTACCCCTGCTGGAGGCCGCCCTGCGCCTCCCGGTCGCCTACGTCGGCGCGATGGGCTCCCGCCGCACCCACCTGGACCGCAACGACCGCCTCCGCGAGGTCGGCCTCACCGACCGCGAACTGGCCCGCCTGCACTCGCCGATCGGCCTCGACCTCGGAGCCCGTACGCCGGAGGAGACGGCCCTGTCCATCGCCGCCGAGATCGTCGCCGTCCGGCGCGGCGGCAGCGGCGTACCGCTCACCGGGGCCCACACCCCCATCCACCACGACAGCAGCGGCCAGCCGCTGGCATCGGTGGCCTGA
- a CDS encoding acyl carrier protein: MTTSEEISALLVAKFGTDPEALRPDVPLHRLRLDSLALEELRLLIEDRLDVDLEDVALTSRDTLGRLIEVVHVKATA; this comes from the coding sequence ATGACCACCTCGGAAGAGATCAGCGCCCTGCTGGTAGCGAAGTTCGGAACCGACCCCGAGGCACTGCGCCCCGACGTTCCGCTGCACCGGCTGCGGCTGGACTCCCTCGCCCTGGAGGAGCTGCGGCTGCTCATCGAGGACCGGCTGGACGTCGACCTGGAGGACGTCGCGCTCACCTCGCGCGACACCCTCGGCCGGCTGATCGAGGTCGTCCACGTCAAGGCGACCGCATGA
- a CDS encoding NCS2 family permease, giving the protein MTQQSVEPKTSPEAAGPGSRVPAGRSWLDRYFHISERGSTVAREVRGGVTTFMAMAYILLLNPLILGGEDVNGNLLGQSGLITATAFAAAATTLLMGFVGKVPLALAAGLSVSGVLASQVAPNMTWPQAMGMCVIYGVVICLLVVTGLREMIMNAIPLALKHGITMGIGLFIALIGLYKAGFVHQGTATPVSLGPAGELAGWPVLIFCVTLLLIFMLQARNIPGAILIGIIVGTLVAIAINAIADIDPKAWSSGPPALEGSAVSAPDFSLFGNVEFGGWGDVGVMTVGMIVFTLVLAGFFDAMATIIGVGTEAKLADEKGRMPGLSKALFIDGAGGVIGGVASGSGQTVFVESATGVGEGARTGLASAVTGLFFAACLFFTPLTAIVPTEVASAALVVIGAMMMQNARHVDWSDRSVAIPVFLTVVLMPFTYTITTGVAAGVIAYSAIKLAQGRAREVGAFMWGLTVIFLVFFALNPIESWLGVH; this is encoded by the coding sequence ATGACCCAGCAGTCAGTGGAACCGAAGACCAGTCCGGAGGCCGCGGGCCCCGGCTCGCGCGTCCCCGCCGGGAGATCATGGCTCGACCGGTACTTCCACATATCCGAACGAGGCTCCACGGTCGCGCGTGAAGTGCGCGGCGGCGTCACGACCTTCATGGCCATGGCGTACATCCTCCTGCTCAACCCGCTGATCCTCGGCGGGGAGGACGTCAACGGCAACCTCCTCGGCCAGAGCGGCCTGATCACCGCGACCGCCTTCGCGGCAGCCGCCACGACCCTGCTCATGGGCTTCGTCGGCAAGGTGCCCCTGGCGCTCGCCGCCGGACTCAGCGTCTCCGGTGTGCTCGCCTCGCAGGTCGCACCCAACATGACCTGGCCGCAGGCCATGGGCATGTGTGTGATCTACGGTGTGGTGATCTGCCTCCTGGTGGTCACCGGCCTCCGCGAGATGATCATGAACGCGATCCCGCTCGCGCTCAAACACGGCATCACCATGGGCATCGGGCTCTTCATCGCCCTCATCGGCCTCTACAAGGCCGGATTCGTCCACCAGGGCACGGCCACCCCCGTCTCCCTCGGCCCCGCCGGTGAACTCGCCGGCTGGCCCGTACTGATCTTCTGCGTGACCCTGCTCCTCATCTTCATGCTCCAGGCGCGCAACATCCCCGGCGCGATCCTGATCGGCATCATCGTCGGCACCCTGGTCGCCATCGCCATCAACGCGATCGCCGACATCGACCCCAAGGCGTGGAGCAGCGGCCCGCCCGCCCTGGAGGGCAGCGCGGTCTCCGCCCCCGACTTCTCGCTCTTCGGCAACGTCGAGTTCGGCGGCTGGGGCGACGTCGGTGTGATGACCGTCGGCATGATCGTCTTCACCCTGGTGCTGGCCGGCTTCTTCGACGCGATGGCCACCATCATCGGCGTCGGCACCGAGGCCAAGCTCGCCGACGAGAAGGGCCGCATGCCGGGCCTGTCCAAGGCGCTGTTCATCGACGGCGCCGGCGGCGTCATCGGCGGTGTCGCCTCGGGCTCCGGCCAGACGGTCTTCGTCGAGTCGGCCACCGGCGTCGGGGAAGGGGCCCGGACCGGGCTCGCCTCCGCCGTCACCGGCCTCTTCTTCGCGGCCTGCCTCTTCTTCACCCCGCTCACCGCGATCGTGCCGACCGAGGTGGCCTCCGCCGCCCTCGTCGTCATCGGCGCGATGATGATGCAGAACGCCCGGCACGTGGACTGGAGCGACCGCTCCGTCGCCATCCCGGTCTTCCTGACCGTGGTCCTGATGCCCTTCACGTACACCATCACCACCGGTGTCGCCGCGGGTGTCATCGCGTACTCGGCCATCAAGCTCGCCCAGGGCAGGGCCCGCGAGGTCGGGGCCTTCATGTGGGGGCTGACGGTGATCTTCCTCGTCTTCTTCGCCCTCAACCCGATCGAGAGCTGGCTCGGCGTCCACTGA
- a CDS encoding beta-ketoacyl-[acyl-carrier-protein] synthase family protein — protein MSAPAAPAPYRRTPLAPFAAAVTGVGLVTAAGTGARAAWHGVTEGLAPSVGPRPELGGLPCDFFYSVTDCDPREVLGVAAQRLMDRFAQLAVIAAREAIADAGLDPALWDSGRVGIVIGSAHGGLPFYDEQYAVLAARGARRVSPKLAPLSVVNGAASSVSLDLGVQGPSQAVSTACSSGTVAIGTAHQMLRSGACDIVIAGGAESTCTRLLLASACSLKAVSTRREDPAAACRPFDTHRDGFVVGEGAGLLVLEHPEHARARGATVRAHVSGYGASSDAHSAVAPDPEGLGIERALRTALADAGLSPADVGHVNAHGTSTLSNDLIEAAMLRRVLGESPLVTSTKAMTGHTLGAAGGIEAALTVLALQHQLVPPTVNLDAPDPQIQMDVVAKEARSASFDCAVKTSLGFGGHNAALVLTRA, from the coding sequence ATGAGCGCGCCGGCGGCCCCCGCGCCCTACCGCCGTACGCCGCTCGCCCCGTTCGCCGCCGCCGTCACCGGGGTCGGCCTGGTCACCGCGGCCGGAACGGGCGCCCGGGCGGCCTGGCACGGCGTCACCGAGGGGCTCGCCCCCTCCGTCGGCCCCCGGCCCGAACTCGGCGGCCTGCCCTGCGACTTCTTCTACTCCGTCACCGACTGCGACCCGCGCGAGGTGCTCGGGGTGGCCGCCCAGCGGCTGATGGACCGCTTCGCCCAGCTCGCCGTCATCGCCGCCCGCGAGGCGATCGCGGACGCCGGTCTCGACCCGGCCCTCTGGGACAGCGGCCGCGTCGGCATCGTCATCGGCTCCGCCCACGGCGGGCTGCCCTTCTACGACGAGCAGTACGCCGTCCTCGCCGCGCGCGGCGCCCGCCGGGTCTCCCCGAAGCTCGCCCCCCTCAGCGTGGTCAACGGCGCGGCCAGCAGCGTCAGTCTGGACCTCGGCGTGCAGGGCCCCAGCCAGGCCGTCTCGACCGCCTGCTCCTCCGGCACCGTCGCCATCGGCACCGCCCACCAGATGCTCCGCTCCGGGGCCTGCGACATCGTCATCGCGGGCGGCGCCGAATCCACCTGCACCCGGCTCCTGCTGGCCAGCGCGTGCAGCCTCAAGGCCGTCTCCACCCGCCGCGAGGACCCCGCGGCCGCCTGCCGCCCCTTCGACACCCACCGCGACGGCTTCGTCGTCGGCGAGGGCGCGGGCCTCCTCGTCCTGGAGCACCCCGAGCACGCCCGCGCGCGCGGCGCCACCGTCCGCGCCCATGTGAGCGGTTACGGAGCCTCCAGCGACGCCCACTCCGCCGTCGCCCCGGACCCCGAAGGGCTCGGCATCGAACGCGCCCTGCGCACCGCCCTCGCCGACGCCGGGCTCTCCCCGGCCGACGTCGGGCATGTCAACGCCCACGGCACCTCGACGCTCTCCAACGACCTCATCGAGGCGGCCATGCTCCGCCGCGTCCTCGGCGAAAGCCCCCTGGTCACCTCCACCAAGGCGATGACCGGGCACACCCTCGGCGCGGCCGGCGGCATCGAGGCCGCGCTGACCGTGCTCGCCCTCCAGCACCAACTGGTCCCGCCCACCGTCAACTTGGACGCCCCTGATCCGCAGATCCAGATGGACGTCGTCGCCAAGGAGGCCCGCAGCGCCTCCTTCGACTGCGCGGTGAAGACCTCGCTCGGCTTCGGCGGCCACAACGCGGCACTCGTCCTCACCAGGGCCTGA
- a CDS encoding GPP34 family phosphoprotein, whose translation MTTAKDLFIIAMDPRPERSVGQGDLSLALAGAELIDLIGAGAITVDEDRIVPGGPSAPQDRLLGEAAAQLTREQPHERIEDWLWRRGKDLSAAYQAALEEDGELTRERSGRLSFGSKRVAPADTPARRGAAERWERREPVLAALASAVGVEGGPSDEESGLDDDAVTAVVSAVHDAVMELEAVRQRRTIENSAFANLWRGP comes from the coding sequence ATGACGACGGCGAAAGACCTGTTCATCATCGCCATGGATCCGAGGCCGGAGCGTTCCGTGGGGCAGGGCGACCTGTCGCTCGCACTCGCGGGGGCCGAGCTGATCGATCTGATCGGCGCGGGTGCCATCACCGTGGACGAGGACCGGATCGTGCCGGGCGGGCCGTCGGCGCCGCAGGACCGGCTCTTGGGCGAAGCGGCGGCGCAGCTCACCCGGGAGCAGCCCCACGAGCGGATCGAGGACTGGCTGTGGCGCCGGGGGAAGGACCTCTCGGCCGCCTACCAGGCCGCGTTGGAGGAGGACGGTGAGCTGACCCGGGAGCGGAGCGGCCGGCTCTCCTTCGGCTCGAAGCGCGTGGCACCGGCCGACACCCCCGCCCGTCGCGGGGCGGCCGAGCGCTGGGAGCGGCGGGAACCGGTCCTGGCCGCGCTCGCCTCGGCGGTGGGTGTCGAGGGCGGGCCGTCCGACGAGGAATCCGGCCTGGACGACGACGCGGTGACGGCCGTGGTGAGTGCCGTCCACGACGCGGTGATGGAGCTGGAGGCGGTACGCCAGCGGCGGACCATCGAGAACTCGGCGTTCGCCAACCTGTGGCGCGGCCCCTGA
- a CDS encoding nitroreductase family protein, whose amino-acid sequence MTIETVQAGPSAVGGPALFDTMSTMRAMRRLKPDAVPDETVDQLIQAAVWGPSGGNMQCYEYVVVTDRQVMARLAPLWKRCVDSYLATTGKYAPEGMDEAAYGRMVAAIEYQRDHFADTPVLIVPCYRFPEPRLDEEGLAASARALGPEASERMMASQSRFQALAEGSCVYPGVQNLLLAARGLGLAANITIWHLFLEQEWKQELGIPEDMATFAAVPVGWPQGNFGPVRRRPVADVIHRNRW is encoded by the coding sequence ATGACCATCGAAACGGTTCAGGCCGGCCCGTCCGCCGTCGGCGGCCCCGCTCTCTTCGACACCATGTCCACCATGCGCGCCATGCGCCGCCTCAAGCCGGACGCGGTCCCGGACGAGACGGTCGATCAGCTCATACAGGCCGCCGTGTGGGGACCCAGCGGCGGCAACATGCAGTGTTACGAGTACGTCGTGGTGACGGACCGCCAGGTGATGGCCCGCCTCGCGCCGCTGTGGAAGCGTTGCGTGGACTCCTACCTCGCGACGACCGGGAAGTACGCGCCCGAGGGCATGGACGAGGCGGCGTACGGGCGGATGGTGGCGGCGATCGAGTACCAGCGAGACCACTTCGCCGATACGCCGGTGCTGATCGTGCCGTGCTACCGCTTCCCGGAGCCGCGCCTCGACGAGGAGGGGCTGGCCGCCTCCGCGCGGGCGCTGGGCCCGGAGGCGAGTGAGCGGATGATGGCCTCCCAGAGCCGGTTCCAGGCGCTGGCCGAGGGCTCCTGCGTCTATCCGGGCGTCCAGAACCTGCTGCTCGCCGCCCGGGGCCTCGGGCTCGCGGCCAACATCACCATCTGGCACCTGTTCCTGGAGCAGGAGTGGAAGCAGGAGCTGGGCATCCCGGAGGACATGGCGACCTTCGCCGCAGTTCCGGTGGGGTGGCCGCAGGGCAACTTCGGTCCGGTGCGGCGCCGCCCGGTGGCGGACGTGATCCACCGGAACCGCTGGTAG
- a CDS encoding endonuclease/exonuclease/phosphatase family protein, producing the protein MQISRSGSVLLTGAVAVTLAVTALPAAQAAPSTTAVISEVYGGGGNSGATLTRDFVELANAGSTPFEVGGFSVQYLPGAPSAGSQWQVSALTGAIAPGGRYLIAQAAGTGGTVALPTPDATGTVAMAAGSGTVALVSGTTPLTCKTAADCAAEPRIVDLVGYGSAVVREGSGPAPTPSATASVSRAASLADTDDNAADFSAGAPTPVNTAGETSGGGQEPEEPGPTEPGTVRIHDIQGTTRVSPLDGTAVTGVPGVVTGVRTSGSRGFWIQDTAPDGDPRTSEGLFVYTGSAAPAVQVGDSVLVSGKVGEYYPGTGTQSVTQITAPRTTVLSSGNALPAPVVLDARSVPGRYVPSAGGGSIDALPLEPKRYALDLYESLEGVRVQIADTRVTGATTAYDEIWVTVKPKENPTRRGGTLYASYEDQNTGRLKVMSLDPAQPVPTANVGDVIKGRTTGVLDYASYGGYNLQATELGTHVDKKLRREVTRKQKRDELAVATYNVENLDALDPQDKFDTLAEGIAKNLSSPDIVSLEEIQDDNGPVNDGTVGSEATLKRFTDAIVAKGGPRYAWRYIAPENNKDGGEPGGNIRNVFLYNAKRVSFADRPGGDATTAVQAVKTWKGVRLSASPGRINPASPAWEASRKPLVGEFTFRGKPVFVIGNHFGSKGGDQPLHGRFQEPNRSSEAKRIQQAAEVNAFVTSLLKADKSAQVVALGDFNDFEFSPTFTALTKGKVLKPLITTLPASERYSYVFDGNSQTLDHILTSPAIRLFDYDVVHINAEFADQASDHDPQVVRVKTGGFWF; encoded by the coding sequence GTGCAGATATCCAGATCCGGTTCCGTCCTGCTGACCGGCGCCGTCGCCGTCACGCTCGCGGTGACCGCCCTGCCCGCCGCCCAGGCGGCCCCGTCCACCACCGCCGTGATCTCCGAGGTGTACGGCGGCGGGGGCAACTCCGGCGCCACGCTGACCCGGGACTTCGTGGAGCTGGCCAACGCCGGCTCCACCCCGTTCGAGGTCGGCGGCTTCAGCGTGCAGTACCTGCCGGGCGCTCCGTCGGCCGGTTCGCAGTGGCAGGTCTCCGCGCTCACGGGTGCGATCGCCCCCGGCGGCCGCTACCTCATCGCCCAGGCCGCGGGCACCGGCGGCACCGTCGCCCTGCCCACCCCGGACGCGACCGGCACCGTCGCCATGGCCGCCGGGAGCGGCACCGTGGCGCTGGTCTCCGGCACCACGCCGCTCACCTGCAAGACGGCGGCGGACTGCGCGGCCGAGCCCCGGATCGTGGACCTGGTCGGCTACGGCTCCGCCGTCGTCCGGGAGGGCAGCGGCCCGGCCCCCACCCCCTCGGCCACCGCCTCCGTCTCCCGGGCCGCCTCGCTCGCCGACACCGACGACAACGCGGCCGACTTCTCCGCCGGCGCCCCGACCCCCGTCAACACGGCGGGTGAGACGTCCGGCGGCGGCCAGGAGCCGGAGGAGCCCGGCCCGACCGAGCCCGGCACCGTGCGCATCCACGACATCCAGGGCACCACCCGTGTCTCCCCGCTGGACGGCACGGCGGTCACCGGCGTGCCGGGCGTCGTCACCGGCGTACGGACCTCGGGTTCGCGCGGCTTCTGGATCCAGGACACCGCGCCCGACGGCGACCCGCGCACCAGCGAGGGCCTGTTCGTCTACACCGGCTCCGCCGCACCGGCCGTACAGGTCGGGGACTCGGTCCTGGTGAGCGGCAAGGTGGGCGAGTACTACCCCGGCACCGGCACCCAGTCGGTCACCCAGATCACCGCGCCCCGCACCACCGTGCTCTCCTCCGGCAACGCGCTGCCCGCGCCGGTCGTCCTCGACGCCCGCTCGGTGCCCGGCCGTTACGTGCCCTCGGCGGGCGGCGGCTCCATCGACGCGCTGCCCCTGGAGCCCAAGCGCTACGCCCTGGACCTGTACGAGTCGCTGGAGGGCGTCCGCGTCCAGATCGCCGACACCCGCGTGACCGGGGCGACGACGGCGTACGACGAGATCTGGGTGACGGTCAAGCCGAAGGAGAACCCGACCCGGCGCGGCGGCACGCTCTACGCCTCGTACGAGGACCAGAACACCGGCCGCCTCAAGGTGATGTCGCTGGACCCGGCGCAGCCGGTCCCCACGGCGAACGTGGGTGACGTGATCAAGGGCCGCACCACCGGCGTACTCGACTACGCCTCCTACGGCGGCTACAACCTCCAGGCCACCGAGCTGGGCACGCACGTCGACAAGAAGCTGCGGCGCGAGGTGACCCGCAAGCAGAAGAGGGACGAGCTGGCGGTCGCCACGTACAACGTGGAGAACCTGGACGCCCTCGACCCGCAGGACAAGTTCGACACGCTGGCCGAGGGCATCGCGAAGAACCTCTCCTCCCCCGACATCGTCTCGCTGGAGGAGATCCAGGACGACAACGGGCCGGTCAACGACGGCACGGTGGGCTCCGAGGCGACGCTGAAGCGGTTCACGGACGCGATCGTCGCGAAGGGCGGCCCGCGCTACGCCTGGCGCTACATCGCCCCCGAGAACAACAAGGACGGCGGCGAGCCCGGCGGCAACATCCGCAACGTCTTCCTCTACAACGCCAAGCGGGTCTCCTTCGCCGACCGGCCGGGCGGCGACGCCACCACCGCGGTCCAGGCGGTGAAGACCTGGAAGGGCGTCAGGCTCTCCGCATCGCCCGGCCGGATCAACCCGGCGAGCCCGGCGTGGGAGGCCAGCCGCAAGCCGCTGGTGGGCGAGTTCACCTTCCGGGGCAAGCCGGTCTTCGTCATCGGCAACCACTTCGGCTCCAAGGGCGGGGACCAGCCGCTGCACGGCCGCTTCCAGGAGCCGAACCGCTCGTCGGAGGCCAAGCGCATCCAGCAGGCCGCCGAGGTGAACGCCTTCGTCACCTCGCTGCTGAAGGCGGACAAGTCGGCGCAGGTGGTGGCGCTCGGGGACTTCAACGACTTCGAGTTCTCCCCGACGTTCACGGCGCTGACCAAGGGCAAGGTGCTCAAGCCGCTGATCACGACGCTGCCCGCATCCGAGCGGTACAGCTATGTCTTCGACGGCAACTCGCAGACCCTGGACCACATCCTGACGAGCCCGGCGATCCGGCTCTTCGACTACGACGTGGTCCACATCAACGCGGAGTTCGCCGACCAGGCGAGCGACCACGACCCGCAGGTGGTGCGGGTGAAGACCGGCGGCTTCTGGTTCTGA
- a CDS encoding alpha/beta fold hydrolase — MPEEIIRTLSVDGVRYSYRVLPYASDSGAPVTEPALVLGGALQGMYGWPQMDDHLGPATDVVTADLPGMGSADPLPPGPSADLLRRAVLAIADDLGAPRLNLFGFSYGTAIAFGFAQRHPERVARLALGGVPVHIDAAQVACWERAREVLAGGDREGFAALAADALMCLDPERTVHRRELARRYVRRSFLHALTHSPHATDSLYRALADRPDFSGGLSGVPALVFAGEHDTVTSPERQREFAATIEGSRFLTIDESDHWVVLERAVEVAELVSGFFTETETQTRPGAAPVTLPRQAGAPVGRA; from the coding sequence ATGCCAGAGGAGATCATCCGTACGCTGTCGGTGGACGGAGTGCGTTACAGCTACCGCGTCCTGCCGTACGCCTCCGACAGCGGGGCCCCCGTCACCGAACCCGCGCTCGTCCTCGGCGGCGCCCTCCAGGGCATGTACGGCTGGCCCCAGATGGACGACCACCTCGGCCCGGCCACCGACGTGGTCACCGCCGACCTGCCCGGCATGGGCTCCGCCGACCCGCTGCCGCCCGGCCCCAGCGCCGACCTCCTGCGCCGGGCCGTCCTGGCCATCGCCGACGACCTGGGCGCCCCCCGGCTGAACCTCTTCGGCTTCTCGTACGGCACCGCCATCGCCTTCGGCTTCGCCCAGCGCCATCCCGAGCGGGTGGCGCGGCTCGCCCTCGGCGGCGTACCGGTCCATATCGACGCCGCCCAGGTGGCGTGCTGGGAGCGGGCGCGGGAGGTGCTGGCGGGCGGGGACCGCGAGGGCTTCGCGGCGCTGGCCGCCGACGCGCTGATGTGCCTCGATCCCGAACGGACCGTACATCGGCGGGAGTTGGCCCGCCGCTATGTGCGCCGCTCGTTCCTGCACGCGCTCACCCACTCGCCGCACGCGACCGATTCGCTCTACCGGGCGCTGGCCGACCGGCCGGACTTCTCCGGCGGGCTGAGCGGCGTACCGGCGCTGGTCTTCGCGGGGGAGCACGACACGGTCACCTCGCCCGAGCGGCAGCGGGAGTTCGCGGCGACGATCGAGGGCAGCCGGTTCCTCACCATCGACGAGTCCGACCACTGGGTGGTCCTGGAGCGGGCCGTCGAGGTGGCGGAGCTGGTGTCAGGCTTCTTCACGGAGACCGAGACGCAGACGCGGCCCGGAGCCGCCCCCGTCACCCTGCCCCGGCAGGCGGGTGCCCCGGTGGGCCGGGCCTGA